In a genomic window of Brassica rapa cultivar Chiifu-401-42 chromosome A10, CAAS_Brap_v3.01, whole genome shotgun sequence:
- the LOC103847213 gene encoding protein PELPK1: protein MALMKKSLFALLLSSPLLIICLTALLANPVSVGARRLVEEIPKPEIPKLPELPHMEIPKLPELPHMEIPKLPELPHPELPKFEVPKFPELPKLDIPKLPEFPKPELPKIPETPKHEGTKLMETPKPEVPKPELPKVPEIPKPELPKVPEIPKPELPKVPEITKPELPKVPEVPKPELPKVPEVPKPELPKVPEVPKPELPKVPEVQKPEAPKLPELPKMPEIQKPELPKMAEIPKPELPKVPEIQKPEVPKMPEIPKPELPKMPEVPKLPELPKVPGTH from the coding sequence ATGGCACTGATGAAGAAGAGCCTCTTTGCTCTTCTCCTCTCATCACCACTTCTCATCATCTGTCTAACTGCATTGCTAGCTAATCCGGTTTCAGTGGGAGCTCGCCGGTTAGTGGAGGAGATTCCTAAACCGGAAATACCCAAATTGCCTGAACTACCTCACATGGAGATACCAAAACTGCCCGAACTACCTCACATGGAGATACCAAAATTGCCTGAACTTCCTCACCCGGAGCTACCTAAATTCGAAGTTCCTAAGTTCCCGGAGCTCCCTAAACTAGACATTCCCAAGTTACCTGAATTTCCAAAGCCCGAGTTGCCCAAGATTCCGGAAACTCCAAAGCACGAGGGGACTAAGTTGATGGAGACTCCCAAGCCTGAGGTTCCTAAACCAGAGCTGCCAAAGGTGCCGGAGATTCCTAAACCAGAGCTACCAAAGGTACCAGAGATTCCTAAACCGGAGCTACCAAAGGTACCAGAGATTACTAAACCGGAGCTACCAAAGGTACCAGAGGTTCCTAAACCAGAGCTACCAAAGGTACCAGAGGTTCCTAAACCAGAGCTACCAAAGGTACCAGAGGTTCCTAAACCGGAGCTACCAAAGGTACCAGAGGTTCAAAAGCCTGAAGCTCCTAAGTTGCCGGAGCTGCCAAAGATGCCGGAGATTCAAAAACCGGAATTACCGAAGATGGCAGAGATTCCAAAGCCGGAGTTGCCGAAGGTGCCGGAGATTCAGAAACCTGAGGTTCCAAAAATGCCGGAGATTCCAAAACCAGAGCTACCTAAGATGCCTGAAGTTCCCAAGTTGCCGGAACTCCCCAAAGTTCCTGGAACTCACTAA
- the LOC103847214 gene encoding uncharacterized protein LOC103847214, with amino-acid sequence MVLGGDDNGAEADRWLVTSKELLASSDFKGAKTLAIRACEEDSSRTHAADYIIAIADTLLAGESTVGDSKLPDWYAVLRLEKLTQSLERVAVQYRRLALLLNPTVNRLPFADQALKLVSDAWCVLSDPPRKSIYDHQLGQPQSRQPEQLAETSESPKAASFWTACPYCYALFEYPKGYEECALRCQQCGRAFEAVKTETPPVESNGQGVYFFCSWAMFPVGFSGDAKTSGSGWSPVSHLFHCPVLSDDHHQANIKASASGNYHDVDGDGDELYINISDDEEERDDAKKNKKGG; translated from the coding sequence ATGGTATTAGGCGGCGACGATAACGGAGCGGAGGCAGATCGGTGGTTAGTCACATCGAAGGAGCTTCTAGCCTCAAGTGACTTCAAAGGAGCAAAGACATTGGCCATCCGCGCATGCGAAGAAGACTCGTCCCGAACACATGCAGCGGACTACATCATCGCCATCGCCGACACTCTCCTCGCCGGAGAATCCACCGTCGGAGATTCTAAACTACCTGACTGGTACGCGGTGCTCCGACTCGAGAAACTAACCCAAAGCCTCGAACGCGTCGCGGTTCAGTACCGTAGACTCGCTCTTCTCCTCAACCCCACTGTGAACCGTCTCCCTTTCGCCGATCAAGCGCTCAAGCTCGTCTCTGACGCTTGGTGCGTCCTCTCTGATCCTCCTAGAAAGTCTATCTACGACCACCAACTCGGTCAACCTCAAAGCCGGCAACCGGAGCAGTTAGCTGAGACCTCGGAGAGTCCTAAGGCTGCGAGCTTTTGGACGGCGTGTCCGTACTGCTACGCGCTTTTCGAGTACCCTAAGGGCTACGAGGAATGCGCGTTGAGGTGTCAGCAGTGCGGGAGAGCGTTTGAAGCGGTTAAGACGGAGACGCCGCCGGTGGAGAGTAATGGCCAGGGCGTTTACTTTTTCTGTTCGTGGGCTATGTTTCCTGTAGGGTTTTCAGGTGATGCTAAAACCTCTGGTTCTGGTTGGTCGCCAGTTTCACATCTCTTCCACTGCCCTGTGCTAAGCGATGATCATCATCAGGCAAATATTAAAGCATCTGCTTCAGGAAACTATCACGACgttgatggtgatggtgatgagttatatattaacatatctGATGATGAGGAGGAGAGAGATGATGCGAAGAAAAATAAGAAAGGAGGATGA
- the LOC103847215 gene encoding guanosine nucleotide diphosphate dissociation inhibitor At5g09550 isoform X1, translated as MDEEYDVIVLGTGLKECILSGLLSVDGLKVLHMDRNDYYGGESSSLNLTQLWKRFRGSDTPEENLGAIREYNVDMIPKFIMANGLLVQTLIHTDVTKYLNFKAVDGSFVYNKGKIYKVPATDVEALKSPLMGLFEKRRARKFFIYVQDYDEKDPKSHEGLDLSKVTAREIISKYGLEDDTIDFIGHALALHNDDDYLDQPAIDFVKRIKLYAESLARFQGGSPYIYPLYGLGELPQAFARLSAVYGGTYMLNKPECKVEFDGSGKAIGVTSAGETAKCKKVVCDPSYLSDKVKKVGKVARAVCIMSHPIPDTNDAHSVQIILPQKQLGRKSDMYLFCCSYAHNVAPKGKYIAFVSAEAETDNPEEELKPGIELLGPIDEIFYHSYDTYVPTNKQEEDNCFISGVSEYLVSIFFFVSYMSLLSFLDVTLFLFSYQTYDATTHFESTVVDVLEMYTKITGKTLDLSVDLSAASATAEK; from the exons ATGGATGAAGAGTATGATGTGATTGTTCTTGGTACTGGTCTCAAGGAGTGTATTCTTAGTGGTCTCCTCTCTGTCGATGGCCTCAAG GTACTGCATATGGATAGAAACGACTACTATGGAGGAGAATCAAGCTCTCTTAACCTCACTCAGCTATGGAAGCGTTTCAGGGGAAGTGACACTCCTGAAGAAAATCTTGGAGCAATTAGAGAATACAATGTCGATATGATCCCAAAG TTTATAATGGCTAATGGACTCCTTGTTCAAACCCTAATCCACACTGATGTCACCAAGTATCTTAACTTCAAAGCCGTTGATGGCAGCTTCGTCTACAATAAGGGCAAG ATCTATAAAGTCCCAGCCACTGATGTGGAAGCCCTAAAGTCGCCATTGATGGGACTATTCGAGAAACGACGTGCGAGAAAGTTCTTCATCTATGTGCAAGACTACGATGAGAAGGATCCTAAGTCTCACGAAGGACTTGACCTTAGCAAAGTCACTGCTAGAGAGATCATCTC GAAGTACGGACTTGAAGATGATACAATCGACTTCATCGGTCATGCCTTAGCGCTTCACAATGACGATGACTACTTGGACCAACCAGCCATTGATTTTGTTAAGAGAATCAAG CTCTACGCAGAGTCCTTGGCTCGATTCCAAGGAGGATCTCCTTACATCTACCCATTGTATGGTCTAGGAGAGTTGCCTCAG GCTTTTGCACGTTTGAGCGCTGTGTATGGAGGGACTTACATGCTGAACAAGCCTGAATGCAAG GTTGAGTTTGATGGCTCCGGAAAAGCTATCGGTGTCACTTCTGCAGGAGAAACTGCTAAATGCAAGAAAGTTGTCTGTGATCCTTCTTACTTGTCTGACAAG GTTAAGAAAGTTGGGAAAGTGGCTCGAGCGGTGTGTATAATGAGCCATCCTATTCCAGACACCAACGACGCTCACTCGGTCCAAATCATTCTTCCACAGAAGCAGCTCGGACGCAAATCAGACAT GTACTTGTTCTGTTGCTCATACGCTCACAACGTAGCACCAAAGGGCAAATACATTGCTTTTGTCTCTGCAGAAGCTGAGACTGATAATCCAGAAGAAGAGCTTAAACCTGGAATTGAATTGCTTGGACCTATTGATGAGATTTTCTACCATTCTTATGACACATACGTTCCGACCAATAAGCAAGAAGAAGACAACTGCTTCATCTCTGGTGTAAGTGAATATCTagtctcaatttttttttttgtttcctacatgtctttgctttcttttcttgatgttactttgtttttattttcttatcagACTTATGATGCAACAACACATTTCGAGAGTACAGTGGTGGATGTACTAGAGATGTACACCAAGATCACTGGGAAG ACTCTTGATTTGTCTGTGGACTTGAGTGCTGCGAGTGCTACTGcagaaaaatga
- the LOC103847215 gene encoding guanosine nucleotide diphosphate dissociation inhibitor At5g09550 isoform X2, with amino-acid sequence MDEEYDVIVLGTGLKECILSGLLSVDGLKVLHMDRNDYYGGESSSLNLTQLWKRFRGSDTPEENLGAIREYNVDMIPKFIMANGLLVQTLIHTDVTKYLNFKAVDGSFVYNKGKIYKVPATDVEALKSPLMGLFEKRRARKFFIYVQDYDEKDPKSHEGLDLSKVTAREIISKYGLEDDTIDFIGHALALHNDDDYLDQPAIDFVKRIKLYAESLARFQGGSPYIYPLYGLGELPQAFARLSAVYGGTYMLNKPECKVEFDGSGKAIGVTSAGETAKCKKVVCDPSYLSDKVKKVGKVARAVCIMSHPIPDTNDAHSVQIILPQKQLGRKSDMYLFCCSYAHNVAPKGKYIAFVSAEAETDNPEEELKPGIELLGPIDEIFYHSYDTYVPTNKQEEDNCFISGTYDATTHFESTVVDVLEMYTKITGKTLDLSVDLSAASATAEK; translated from the exons ATGGATGAAGAGTATGATGTGATTGTTCTTGGTACTGGTCTCAAGGAGTGTATTCTTAGTGGTCTCCTCTCTGTCGATGGCCTCAAG GTACTGCATATGGATAGAAACGACTACTATGGAGGAGAATCAAGCTCTCTTAACCTCACTCAGCTATGGAAGCGTTTCAGGGGAAGTGACACTCCTGAAGAAAATCTTGGAGCAATTAGAGAATACAATGTCGATATGATCCCAAAG TTTATAATGGCTAATGGACTCCTTGTTCAAACCCTAATCCACACTGATGTCACCAAGTATCTTAACTTCAAAGCCGTTGATGGCAGCTTCGTCTACAATAAGGGCAAG ATCTATAAAGTCCCAGCCACTGATGTGGAAGCCCTAAAGTCGCCATTGATGGGACTATTCGAGAAACGACGTGCGAGAAAGTTCTTCATCTATGTGCAAGACTACGATGAGAAGGATCCTAAGTCTCACGAAGGACTTGACCTTAGCAAAGTCACTGCTAGAGAGATCATCTC GAAGTACGGACTTGAAGATGATACAATCGACTTCATCGGTCATGCCTTAGCGCTTCACAATGACGATGACTACTTGGACCAACCAGCCATTGATTTTGTTAAGAGAATCAAG CTCTACGCAGAGTCCTTGGCTCGATTCCAAGGAGGATCTCCTTACATCTACCCATTGTATGGTCTAGGAGAGTTGCCTCAG GCTTTTGCACGTTTGAGCGCTGTGTATGGAGGGACTTACATGCTGAACAAGCCTGAATGCAAG GTTGAGTTTGATGGCTCCGGAAAAGCTATCGGTGTCACTTCTGCAGGAGAAACTGCTAAATGCAAGAAAGTTGTCTGTGATCCTTCTTACTTGTCTGACAAG GTTAAGAAAGTTGGGAAAGTGGCTCGAGCGGTGTGTATAATGAGCCATCCTATTCCAGACACCAACGACGCTCACTCGGTCCAAATCATTCTTCCACAGAAGCAGCTCGGACGCAAATCAGACAT GTACTTGTTCTGTTGCTCATACGCTCACAACGTAGCACCAAAGGGCAAATACATTGCTTTTGTCTCTGCAGAAGCTGAGACTGATAATCCAGAAGAAGAGCTTAAACCTGGAATTGAATTGCTTGGACCTATTGATGAGATTTTCTACCATTCTTATGACACATACGTTCCGACCAATAAGCAAGAAGAAGACAACTGCTTCATCTCTGGT ACTTATGATGCAACAACACATTTCGAGAGTACAGTGGTGGATGTACTAGAGATGTACACCAAGATCACTGGGAAG ACTCTTGATTTGTCTGTGGACTTGAGTGCTGCGAGTGCTACTGcagaaaaatga
- the LOC103847216 gene encoding uncharacterized protein C6C3.02c isoform X1, giving the protein MPRRSSGGSYRPRPAPARPAPARASSPPPPQTVKQAPPPATAQPQRSGIVSTIADGVTWGAGNAIGHRVVDAIIGPRTIKHETVVSEAAPASAAASPVANSMGSASCDTQSKAFQECVNNYGSDISKCQFYMDMLTECKKNSGSMMAA; this is encoded by the exons ATGCCTCGACGCAGCTCCGGTG GAAGTTATCGCCCTCGCCCTGCACCAGCACGCCCTGCACCAGCACGTGCAAGCAGCCCGCCTCCTCCTCAAACTG TGAAACAAGCTCCTCCTCCAGCAACAGCTCAGCCTCAGCGTAGTGGTATTGTGTCTACCATTGCTGATG GTGTGACTTGGGGTGCTGGGAATGCGATTGGACACAGGGTTGTGGATGCTATCATTGGACCAAGAACCATTAAGCATGAAACCGTTGTTTCTGAGGCTGCCCCTGCTTCTGCTGCTGCTTCCCCTGTTGCCAACAGCATGGGCTCTGCTTCTTGTGACACTCAGTCCAAGGCTTTCCAGGAA TGTGTCAACAACTATGGAAGCGACATCAGCAAGTGCCAGTTCTACATGGACATGCTCACCGAGTGCAAGAAGAACTCTGGTTCCATGATGGCTGCTTAA
- the LOC103847216 gene encoding uncharacterized protein C6C3.02c isoform X2, translating into MPRRSSGGDYRPRPAPARPAPARASSPPPPQTVKQAPPPATAQPQRSGIVSTIADGVTWGAGNAIGHRVVDAIIGPRTIKHETVVSEAAPASAAASPVANSMGSASCDTQSKAFQECVNNYGSDISKCQFYMDMLTECKKNSGSMMAA; encoded by the exons ATGCCTCGACGCAGCTCCGGTGGtga TTATCGCCCTCGCCCTGCACCAGCACGCCCTGCACCAGCACGTGCAAGCAGCCCGCCTCCTCCTCAAACTG TGAAACAAGCTCCTCCTCCAGCAACAGCTCAGCCTCAGCGTAGTGGTATTGTGTCTACCATTGCTGATG GTGTGACTTGGGGTGCTGGGAATGCGATTGGACACAGGGTTGTGGATGCTATCATTGGACCAAGAACCATTAAGCATGAAACCGTTGTTTCTGAGGCTGCCCCTGCTTCTGCTGCTGCTTCCCCTGTTGCCAACAGCATGGGCTCTGCTTCTTGTGACACTCAGTCCAAGGCTTTCCAGGAA TGTGTCAACAACTATGGAAGCGACATCAGCAAGTGCCAGTTCTACATGGACATGCTCACCGAGTGCAAGAAGAACTCTGGTTCCATGATGGCTGCTTAA
- the LOC103847217 gene encoding succinate dehydrogenase subunit 3-1, mitochondrial isoform X1 yields the protein MAATALLRSIRRRDVVSAPLSVYKSLAGNAQPSFGNGQNYASLCRAFGSRAGVNENVGTGFGTSNISNAIREEGEHSKATMNAMGAHLRALGVGTPRRVLSTIAEGIKMTEEDQTSPKPQSFRPLSPHLTVYQPQKNSMLSIFNRISGIYLTGVFYGGYLLYLKMGMICLTYPAFYQVHYHVQQQLPVITSVTALAALYHTIKSIHSLLTH from the exons ATGGCTGCCACGGCTCTTCTCCGATCGATCCGCCGACGCGACGTCGTCTCTGCGCCTCTTTCCGTCTACAAATCT CTTGCTGGTAATGCTCAACCTTCATTTGGTAATGGTCAAAACTATGCAAGTTTGTGTAGAGCTTTCGG ATCGAGAGCTGGTGTGAATGAAAATGTTGGGACTGGTTTTGGAACTAGCAACATAAGCAATGCCATTAGAGAGGAGGGAGAG CATTCAAAAGCTACTATGAATGCAATGGGAGCTCATTTGAGAGCTCTTGGTGTGGGAACACCAAGACGCGTGCTGTCTACAATCGCGGAGGGTATCAAGATGACAGAGGAGGACCAGACTTCTCCAAAACCCCAAAGCTTTCGCCCTCTGTCTCCTCACCTCACGGTTTACCAGCCTCAGAAGAACTCAATGTTATCCATTTTCAACAGAATCTCGGGGATTTACTTGACGGGAGTCTTTTATGGCGGCTATCTTCTCTACCTGAAGATGGGTATGATCTGCCTCACTTACCCGGCTTTCTACCAAGTTCATTACCATGTACAGCAGCAACTCCCGGTTATCACCTCGGTTACTGCATTGGCCGCGCTTTACCATACTATCAAGAGTATTCACTCCCTCTTGACCCATTGA
- the LOC103847217 gene encoding succinate dehydrogenase subunit 3-1, mitochondrial isoform X2 translates to MLNLHLVMVKTMQVCVELSGKSRAGVNENVGTGFGTSNISNAIREEGEHSKATMNAMGAHLRALGVGTPRRVLSTIAEGIKMTEEDQTSPKPQSFRPLSPHLTVYQPQKNSMLSIFNRISGIYLTGVFYGGYLLYLKMGMICLTYPAFYQVHYHVQQQLPVITSVTALAALYHTIKSIHSLLTH, encoded by the exons ATGCTCAACCTTCATTTGGTAATGGTCAAAACTATGCAAGTTTGTGTAGAGCTTTCGGGTAA ATCGAGAGCTGGTGTGAATGAAAATGTTGGGACTGGTTTTGGAACTAGCAACATAAGCAATGCCATTAGAGAGGAGGGAGAG CATTCAAAAGCTACTATGAATGCAATGGGAGCTCATTTGAGAGCTCTTGGTGTGGGAACACCAAGACGCGTGCTGTCTACAATCGCGGAGGGTATCAAGATGACAGAGGAGGACCAGACTTCTCCAAAACCCCAAAGCTTTCGCCCTCTGTCTCCTCACCTCACGGTTTACCAGCCTCAGAAGAACTCAATGTTATCCATTTTCAACAGAATCTCGGGGATTTACTTGACGGGAGTCTTTTATGGCGGCTATCTTCTCTACCTGAAGATGGGTATGATCTGCCTCACTTACCCGGCTTTCTACCAAGTTCATTACCATGTACAGCAGCAACTCCCGGTTATCACCTCGGTTACTGCATTGGCCGCGCTTTACCATACTATCAAGAGTATTCACTCCCTCTTGACCCATTGA